The following are encoded in a window of Callithrix jacchus isolate 240 chromosome 9, calJac240_pri, whole genome shotgun sequence genomic DNA:
- the TDG gene encoding G/T mismatch-specific thymine DNA glycosylase isoform X7, which translates to MAAYKGHHYPGPGNHFWKCLFMSGLSEVQLNHMDDHTLPGKYGIGFTNMVERTTPGSKDLSSKEFREGGRILVQKLQKYQPRIAVFNGKCIYEIFSKEVFGVKVKNLEFGLQPHKIPDTETLCYVMPSSSARCAQFPRAQDKVHYYIKLKDLRDQLKGIERNMDVQEVQYTFDLQLAQEDAKKMAVKEEKYDPGYEAAYGGAYVENPCNTEPCGFSSNGLVDSLELQGESAFSGIPNGQWMTQSFTDQIPSFNNHCGTQEQEEENHA; encoded by the exons ATGGCTGCTTACAAAGGGCATCATTACCCTGGACCTGGAAACCATTTTT ggaAGTGTTTGTTTATGTCAGGGCTCAGTGAAGTCCAACTGAATCATATGGATGATCACACTTTACCAGGGAAGTATGGTATTGGATTTACCAACATGGTGGAAAGGACGACGCCTGGCAGCAAAGATCTCTCCAG tAAAGAATTTCGTGAAGGAGGACGTATTCTAGTACAGAAATTACAGAAATATCAGCCACGAATAGCAGTGTTTAATGGAAAAT gtatttatgaaatttttagtaaagaagttTTTGGAGTAAAGGTTAAGAACTTGGAATTTGGGCTTCAGCCCCATAAGATTCCAGACACAGAAACC CTCTGCTATGTTATGCCATCATCCAGTGCAAGATGTGCTCAGTTTCCTCGAGCCCAGGACAAAGTTCATTACTACATAAAGCTGAAGGACTTAAGAGATCAGTTGAAAGGCATTGAACGAAATATGGACGTTCAAGAGGTCCAGTATACTTTTGACCTACAGCTTGCCCAAG AGGATGCAAAGAAGATGGCtgttaaggaagaaaaatatgatCCGGGTTATGAGGCAGCGTATGGTGGTGCTTATGTAGAAAATCCATGCAACACTGAACCTTGTGGCTTCTCTTCAAATGGGCTGG TTGACAGTTTGGAGTTACAAGGAGAATCAGCTTTCAGTGGCATTCCTAATGGGCAGTGGATGACCCAGTCATTTACAGACCAGATTCCTTCCTTTAATAATCACTGTGGAACACaagaacaggaagaagaaaaccaTGCTTAA
- the TDG gene encoding G/T mismatch-specific thymine DNA glycosylase isoform X4: MEAENAGSYCLQQAQAFYTFPFQQMMAEAPNMAVVNEQQMPEEVPAPAPAQEPVQEPPKGRKRKPRTTEPKKPAESKKPAESKKSGKSAKSKEKQEKITDTYKVKRKVDRFNGVSEAELLTKTLPDILTFNLDIVIVRSLSLLDFIGINPGLMAAYKGHHYPGPGNHFWKCLFMSGLSEVQLNHMDDHTLPGKYGIGFTNMVERTTPGSKDLSSKEFREGGRILVQKLQKYQPRIAVFNGKCIYEIFSKEVFGVKVKNLEFGLQPHKIPDTETLCYVMPSSSARCAQFPRAQDKVHYYIKLKDLRDQLKGIERNMDVQEVQYTFDLQLAQEDAKKMAVKEEKYDPGYEAAYGGAYVENPCNTEPCGFSSNGLVDSLELQGESAFSGIPNGQWMTQSFTDQIPSFNNHCGTQEQEEENHA; encoded by the exons ATGGAAGCGGAGAACGCGGGCAG CTATTGTCTTCAACAAGCTCAAGCTTTTTATACGTTTCCATTTCAACAAATGATGGCTGAAGCTCCCAATATGGCAGTTGTGAATGAACAGCAAATGCCAGAAGAAGttccagctccagctcctgcTCAAGAACCAGTACAAG AGcctccaaaaggaaggaaaagaaaacccagaacaacagaaccaaaaaaaccAGCGGAATCCAAAAAACCTGCTGAGTCAAAAAAGTCTGGCAAGTCcgcaaagtcaaaagaaaaacaagaaaaaattacagacacatataaagtaaaaagaaaagtcgATCGTTTTAATGGTGTTTCAGAAGCTGAACTTCTGACCAAGACACTCCCCGATATTTTGACCTTCAATCTGGACATTGTCATTGTAAGATCTTTGTCCTTGTTGGATTTT attgGCATAAACCCAGGACTAATGGCTGCTTACAAAGGGCATCATTACCCTGGACCTGGAAACCATTTTT ggaAGTGTTTGTTTATGTCAGGGCTCAGTGAAGTCCAACTGAATCATATGGATGATCACACTTTACCAGGGAAGTATGGTATTGGATTTACCAACATGGTGGAAAGGACGACGCCTGGCAGCAAAGATCTCTCCAG tAAAGAATTTCGTGAAGGAGGACGTATTCTAGTACAGAAATTACAGAAATATCAGCCACGAATAGCAGTGTTTAATGGAAAAT gtatttatgaaatttttagtaaagaagttTTTGGAGTAAAGGTTAAGAACTTGGAATTTGGGCTTCAGCCCCATAAGATTCCAGACACAGAAACC CTCTGCTATGTTATGCCATCATCCAGTGCAAGATGTGCTCAGTTTCCTCGAGCCCAGGACAAAGTTCATTACTACATAAAGCTGAAGGACTTAAGAGATCAGTTGAAAGGCATTGAACGAAATATGGACGTTCAAGAGGTCCAGTATACTTTTGACCTACAGCTTGCCCAAG AGGATGCAAAGAAGATGGCtgttaaggaagaaaaatatgatCCGGGTTATGAGGCAGCGTATGGTGGTGCTTATGTAGAAAATCCATGCAACACTGAACCTTGTGGCTTCTCTTCAAATGGGCTGG TTGACAGTTTGGAGTTACAAGGAGAATCAGCTTTCAGTGGCATTCCTAATGGGCAGTGGATGACCCAGTCATTTACAGACCAGATTCCTTCCTTTAATAATCACTGTGGAACACaagaacaggaagaagaaaaccaTGCTTAA
- the TDG gene encoding G/T mismatch-specific thymine DNA glycosylase isoform X1 — translation MEAENAGSYCLQQAQAFYTFPFQQMMAEAPNMAVVNEQQMPEEVPAPAPAQEPVQDSFSVVQAGVQWCDLRSLQRPPSGFKDSPASASQIAGITEPPKGRKRKPRTTEPKKPAESKKPAESKKSGKSAKSKEKQEKITDTYKVKRKVDRFNGVSEAELLTKTLPDILTFNLDIVIVRSLSLLDFIGINPGLMAAYKGHHYPGPGNHFWKCLFMSGLSEVQLNHMDDHTLPGKYGIGFTNMVERTTPGSKDLSSKEFREGGRILVQKLQKYQPRIAVFNGKCIYEIFSKEVFGVKVKNLEFGLQPHKIPDTETLCYVMPSSSARCAQFPRAQDKVHYYIKLKDLRDQLKGIERNMDVQEVQYTFDLQLAQEDAKKMAVKEEKYDPGYEAAYGGAYVENPCNTEPCGFSSNGLVDSLELQGESAFSGIPNGQWMTQSFTDQIPSFNNHCGTQEQEEENHA, via the exons ATGGAAGCGGAGAACGCGGGCAG CTATTGTCTTCAACAAGCTCAAGCTTTTTATACGTTTCCATTTCAACAAATGATGGCTGAAGCTCCCAATATGGCAGTTGTGAATGAACAGCAAATGCCAGAAGAAGttccagctccagctcctgcTCAAGAACCAGTACAAG attctttctctgtcgtccaggctggagtgcagtggtgcgatcttcgctcactgcagcggccaccttctgggttcaaggattctcctgcctcagcttcccaaattgctgggattacag AGcctccaaaaggaaggaaaagaaaacccagaacaacagaaccaaaaaaaccAGCGGAATCCAAAAAACCTGCTGAGTCAAAAAAGTCTGGCAAGTCcgcaaagtcaaaagaaaaacaagaaaaaattacagacacatataaagtaaaaagaaaagtcgATCGTTTTAATGGTGTTTCAGAAGCTGAACTTCTGACCAAGACACTCCCCGATATTTTGACCTTCAATCTGGACATTGTCATTGTAAGATCTTTGTCCTTGTTGGATTTT attgGCATAAACCCAGGACTAATGGCTGCTTACAAAGGGCATCATTACCCTGGACCTGGAAACCATTTTT ggaAGTGTTTGTTTATGTCAGGGCTCAGTGAAGTCCAACTGAATCATATGGATGATCACACTTTACCAGGGAAGTATGGTATTGGATTTACCAACATGGTGGAAAGGACGACGCCTGGCAGCAAAGATCTCTCCAG tAAAGAATTTCGTGAAGGAGGACGTATTCTAGTACAGAAATTACAGAAATATCAGCCACGAATAGCAGTGTTTAATGGAAAAT gtatttatgaaatttttagtaaagaagttTTTGGAGTAAAGGTTAAGAACTTGGAATTTGGGCTTCAGCCCCATAAGATTCCAGACACAGAAACC CTCTGCTATGTTATGCCATCATCCAGTGCAAGATGTGCTCAGTTTCCTCGAGCCCAGGACAAAGTTCATTACTACATAAAGCTGAAGGACTTAAGAGATCAGTTGAAAGGCATTGAACGAAATATGGACGTTCAAGAGGTCCAGTATACTTTTGACCTACAGCTTGCCCAAG AGGATGCAAAGAAGATGGCtgttaaggaagaaaaatatgatCCGGGTTATGAGGCAGCGTATGGTGGTGCTTATGTAGAAAATCCATGCAACACTGAACCTTGTGGCTTCTCTTCAAATGGGCTGG TTGACAGTTTGGAGTTACAAGGAGAATCAGCTTTCAGTGGCATTCCTAATGGGCAGTGGATGACCCAGTCATTTACAGACCAGATTCCTTCCTTTAATAATCACTGTGGAACACaagaacaggaagaagaaaaccaTGCTTAA
- the TDG gene encoding G/T mismatch-specific thymine DNA glycosylase isoform X2: MEAENAGSYCLQQAQAFYTFPFQQMMAEAPNMAVVNEQQMPEEVPAPAPAQEPVQDSFSVVQAGVQWCDLRSLQRPPSGFKDSPASASQIAGITEPPKGRKRKPRTTEPKKPAESKKPAESKKSGKSAKSKEKQEKITDTYKVKRKVDRFNGVSEAELLTKTLPDILTFNLDIVIIGINPGLMAAYKGHHYPGPGNHFWKCLFMSGLSEVQLNHMDDHTLPGKYGIGFTNMVERTTPGSKDLSSKEFREGGRILVQKLQKYQPRIAVFNGKCIYEIFSKEVFGVKVKNLEFGLQPHKIPDTETLCYVMPSSSARCAQFPRAQDKVHYYIKLKDLRDQLKGIERNMDVQEVQYTFDLQLAQEDAKKMAVKEEKYDPGYEAAYGGAYVENPCNTEPCGFSSNGLVDSLELQGESAFSGIPNGQWMTQSFTDQIPSFNNHCGTQEQEEENHA; encoded by the exons ATGGAAGCGGAGAACGCGGGCAG CTATTGTCTTCAACAAGCTCAAGCTTTTTATACGTTTCCATTTCAACAAATGATGGCTGAAGCTCCCAATATGGCAGTTGTGAATGAACAGCAAATGCCAGAAGAAGttccagctccagctcctgcTCAAGAACCAGTACAAG attctttctctgtcgtccaggctggagtgcagtggtgcgatcttcgctcactgcagcggccaccttctgggttcaaggattctcctgcctcagcttcccaaattgctgggattacag AGcctccaaaaggaaggaaaagaaaacccagaacaacagaaccaaaaaaaccAGCGGAATCCAAAAAACCTGCTGAGTCAAAAAAGTCTGGCAAGTCcgcaaagtcaaaagaaaaacaagaaaaaattacagacacatataaagtaaaaagaaaagtcgATCGTTTTAATGGTGTTTCAGAAGCTGAACTTCTGACCAAGACACTCCCCGATATTTTGACCTTCAATCTGGACATTGTCATT attgGCATAAACCCAGGACTAATGGCTGCTTACAAAGGGCATCATTACCCTGGACCTGGAAACCATTTTT ggaAGTGTTTGTTTATGTCAGGGCTCAGTGAAGTCCAACTGAATCATATGGATGATCACACTTTACCAGGGAAGTATGGTATTGGATTTACCAACATGGTGGAAAGGACGACGCCTGGCAGCAAAGATCTCTCCAG tAAAGAATTTCGTGAAGGAGGACGTATTCTAGTACAGAAATTACAGAAATATCAGCCACGAATAGCAGTGTTTAATGGAAAAT gtatttatgaaatttttagtaaagaagttTTTGGAGTAAAGGTTAAGAACTTGGAATTTGGGCTTCAGCCCCATAAGATTCCAGACACAGAAACC CTCTGCTATGTTATGCCATCATCCAGTGCAAGATGTGCTCAGTTTCCTCGAGCCCAGGACAAAGTTCATTACTACATAAAGCTGAAGGACTTAAGAGATCAGTTGAAAGGCATTGAACGAAATATGGACGTTCAAGAGGTCCAGTATACTTTTGACCTACAGCTTGCCCAAG AGGATGCAAAGAAGATGGCtgttaaggaagaaaaatatgatCCGGGTTATGAGGCAGCGTATGGTGGTGCTTATGTAGAAAATCCATGCAACACTGAACCTTGTGGCTTCTCTTCAAATGGGCTGG TTGACAGTTTGGAGTTACAAGGAGAATCAGCTTTCAGTGGCATTCCTAATGGGCAGTGGATGACCCAGTCATTTACAGACCAGATTCCTTCCTTTAATAATCACTGTGGAACACaagaacaggaagaagaaaaccaTGCTTAA
- the TDG gene encoding G/T mismatch-specific thymine DNA glycosylase isoform X5, translating to MEAENAGSYCLQQAQAFYTFPFQQMMAEAPNMAVVNEQQMPEEVPAPAPAQEPVQEPPKGRKRKPRTTEPKKPAESKKPAESKKSGKSAKSKEKQEKITDTYKVKRKVDRFNGVSEAELLTKTLPDILTFNLDIVIIGINPGLMAAYKGHHYPGPGNHFWKCLFMSGLSEVQLNHMDDHTLPGKYGIGFTNMVERTTPGSKDLSSKEFREGGRILVQKLQKYQPRIAVFNGKCIYEIFSKEVFGVKVKNLEFGLQPHKIPDTETLCYVMPSSSARCAQFPRAQDKVHYYIKLKDLRDQLKGIERNMDVQEVQYTFDLQLAQEDAKKMAVKEEKYDPGYEAAYGGAYVENPCNTEPCGFSSNGLVDSLELQGESAFSGIPNGQWMTQSFTDQIPSFNNHCGTQEQEEENHA from the exons ATGGAAGCGGAGAACGCGGGCAG CTATTGTCTTCAACAAGCTCAAGCTTTTTATACGTTTCCATTTCAACAAATGATGGCTGAAGCTCCCAATATGGCAGTTGTGAATGAACAGCAAATGCCAGAAGAAGttccagctccagctcctgcTCAAGAACCAGTACAAG AGcctccaaaaggaaggaaaagaaaacccagaacaacagaaccaaaaaaaccAGCGGAATCCAAAAAACCTGCTGAGTCAAAAAAGTCTGGCAAGTCcgcaaagtcaaaagaaaaacaagaaaaaattacagacacatataaagtaaaaagaaaagtcgATCGTTTTAATGGTGTTTCAGAAGCTGAACTTCTGACCAAGACACTCCCCGATATTTTGACCTTCAATCTGGACATTGTCATT attgGCATAAACCCAGGACTAATGGCTGCTTACAAAGGGCATCATTACCCTGGACCTGGAAACCATTTTT ggaAGTGTTTGTTTATGTCAGGGCTCAGTGAAGTCCAACTGAATCATATGGATGATCACACTTTACCAGGGAAGTATGGTATTGGATTTACCAACATGGTGGAAAGGACGACGCCTGGCAGCAAAGATCTCTCCAG tAAAGAATTTCGTGAAGGAGGACGTATTCTAGTACAGAAATTACAGAAATATCAGCCACGAATAGCAGTGTTTAATGGAAAAT gtatttatgaaatttttagtaaagaagttTTTGGAGTAAAGGTTAAGAACTTGGAATTTGGGCTTCAGCCCCATAAGATTCCAGACACAGAAACC CTCTGCTATGTTATGCCATCATCCAGTGCAAGATGTGCTCAGTTTCCTCGAGCCCAGGACAAAGTTCATTACTACATAAAGCTGAAGGACTTAAGAGATCAGTTGAAAGGCATTGAACGAAATATGGACGTTCAAGAGGTCCAGTATACTTTTGACCTACAGCTTGCCCAAG AGGATGCAAAGAAGATGGCtgttaaggaagaaaaatatgatCCGGGTTATGAGGCAGCGTATGGTGGTGCTTATGTAGAAAATCCATGCAACACTGAACCTTGTGGCTTCTCTTCAAATGGGCTGG TTGACAGTTTGGAGTTACAAGGAGAATCAGCTTTCAGTGGCATTCCTAATGGGCAGTGGATGACCCAGTCATTTACAGACCAGATTCCTTCCTTTAATAATCACTGTGGAACACaagaacaggaagaagaaaaccaTGCTTAA
- the TDG gene encoding G/T mismatch-specific thymine DNA glycosylase isoform X3, producing the protein MMAEAPNMAVVNEQQMPEEVPAPAPAQEPVQDSFSVVQAGVQWCDLRSLQRPPSGFKDSPASASQIAGITEPPKGRKRKPRTTEPKKPAESKKPAESKKSGKSAKSKEKQEKITDTYKVKRKVDRFNGVSEAELLTKTLPDILTFNLDIVIVRSLSLLDFIGINPGLMAAYKGHHYPGPGNHFWKCLFMSGLSEVQLNHMDDHTLPGKYGIGFTNMVERTTPGSKDLSSKEFREGGRILVQKLQKYQPRIAVFNGKCIYEIFSKEVFGVKVKNLEFGLQPHKIPDTETLCYVMPSSSARCAQFPRAQDKVHYYIKLKDLRDQLKGIERNMDVQEVQYTFDLQLAQEDAKKMAVKEEKYDPGYEAAYGGAYVENPCNTEPCGFSSNGLVDSLELQGESAFSGIPNGQWMTQSFTDQIPSFNNHCGTQEQEEENHA; encoded by the exons ATGATGGCTGAAGCTCCCAATATGGCAGTTGTGAATGAACAGCAAATGCCAGAAGAAGttccagctccagctcctgcTCAAGAACCAGTACAAG attctttctctgtcgtccaggctggagtgcagtggtgcgatcttcgctcactgcagcggccaccttctgggttcaaggattctcctgcctcagcttcccaaattgctgggattacag AGcctccaaaaggaaggaaaagaaaacccagaacaacagaaccaaaaaaaccAGCGGAATCCAAAAAACCTGCTGAGTCAAAAAAGTCTGGCAAGTCcgcaaagtcaaaagaaaaacaagaaaaaattacagacacatataaagtaaaaagaaaagtcgATCGTTTTAATGGTGTTTCAGAAGCTGAACTTCTGACCAAGACACTCCCCGATATTTTGACCTTCAATCTGGACATTGTCATTGTAAGATCTTTGTCCTTGTTGGATTTT attgGCATAAACCCAGGACTAATGGCTGCTTACAAAGGGCATCATTACCCTGGACCTGGAAACCATTTTT ggaAGTGTTTGTTTATGTCAGGGCTCAGTGAAGTCCAACTGAATCATATGGATGATCACACTTTACCAGGGAAGTATGGTATTGGATTTACCAACATGGTGGAAAGGACGACGCCTGGCAGCAAAGATCTCTCCAG tAAAGAATTTCGTGAAGGAGGACGTATTCTAGTACAGAAATTACAGAAATATCAGCCACGAATAGCAGTGTTTAATGGAAAAT gtatttatgaaatttttagtaaagaagttTTTGGAGTAAAGGTTAAGAACTTGGAATTTGGGCTTCAGCCCCATAAGATTCCAGACACAGAAACC CTCTGCTATGTTATGCCATCATCCAGTGCAAGATGTGCTCAGTTTCCTCGAGCCCAGGACAAAGTTCATTACTACATAAAGCTGAAGGACTTAAGAGATCAGTTGAAAGGCATTGAACGAAATATGGACGTTCAAGAGGTCCAGTATACTTTTGACCTACAGCTTGCCCAAG AGGATGCAAAGAAGATGGCtgttaaggaagaaaaatatgatCCGGGTTATGAGGCAGCGTATGGTGGTGCTTATGTAGAAAATCCATGCAACACTGAACCTTGTGGCTTCTCTTCAAATGGGCTGG TTGACAGTTTGGAGTTACAAGGAGAATCAGCTTTCAGTGGCATTCCTAATGGGCAGTGGATGACCCAGTCATTTACAGACCAGATTCCTTCCTTTAATAATCACTGTGGAACACaagaacaggaagaagaaaaccaTGCTTAA
- the TDG gene encoding G/T mismatch-specific thymine DNA glycosylase isoform X6: MMAEAPNMAVVNEQQMPEEVPAPAPAQEPVQEPPKGRKRKPRTTEPKKPAESKKPAESKKSGKSAKSKEKQEKITDTYKVKRKVDRFNGVSEAELLTKTLPDILTFNLDIVIIGINPGLMAAYKGHHYPGPGNHFWKCLFMSGLSEVQLNHMDDHTLPGKYGIGFTNMVERTTPGSKDLSSKEFREGGRILVQKLQKYQPRIAVFNGKCIYEIFSKEVFGVKVKNLEFGLQPHKIPDTETLCYVMPSSSARCAQFPRAQDKVHYYIKLKDLRDQLKGIERNMDVQEVQYTFDLQLAQEDAKKMAVKEEKYDPGYEAAYGGAYVENPCNTEPCGFSSNGLVDSLELQGESAFSGIPNGQWMTQSFTDQIPSFNNHCGTQEQEEENHA; this comes from the exons ATGATGGCTGAAGCTCCCAATATGGCAGTTGTGAATGAACAGCAAATGCCAGAAGAAGttccagctccagctcctgcTCAAGAACCAGTACAAG AGcctccaaaaggaaggaaaagaaaacccagaacaacagaaccaaaaaaaccAGCGGAATCCAAAAAACCTGCTGAGTCAAAAAAGTCTGGCAAGTCcgcaaagtcaaaagaaaaacaagaaaaaattacagacacatataaagtaaaaagaaaagtcgATCGTTTTAATGGTGTTTCAGAAGCTGAACTTCTGACCAAGACACTCCCCGATATTTTGACCTTCAATCTGGACATTGTCATT attgGCATAAACCCAGGACTAATGGCTGCTTACAAAGGGCATCATTACCCTGGACCTGGAAACCATTTTT ggaAGTGTTTGTTTATGTCAGGGCTCAGTGAAGTCCAACTGAATCATATGGATGATCACACTTTACCAGGGAAGTATGGTATTGGATTTACCAACATGGTGGAAAGGACGACGCCTGGCAGCAAAGATCTCTCCAG tAAAGAATTTCGTGAAGGAGGACGTATTCTAGTACAGAAATTACAGAAATATCAGCCACGAATAGCAGTGTTTAATGGAAAAT gtatttatgaaatttttagtaaagaagttTTTGGAGTAAAGGTTAAGAACTTGGAATTTGGGCTTCAGCCCCATAAGATTCCAGACACAGAAACC CTCTGCTATGTTATGCCATCATCCAGTGCAAGATGTGCTCAGTTTCCTCGAGCCCAGGACAAAGTTCATTACTACATAAAGCTGAAGGACTTAAGAGATCAGTTGAAAGGCATTGAACGAAATATGGACGTTCAAGAGGTCCAGTATACTTTTGACCTACAGCTTGCCCAAG AGGATGCAAAGAAGATGGCtgttaaggaagaaaaatatgatCCGGGTTATGAGGCAGCGTATGGTGGTGCTTATGTAGAAAATCCATGCAACACTGAACCTTGTGGCTTCTCTTCAAATGGGCTGG TTGACAGTTTGGAGTTACAAGGAGAATCAGCTTTCAGTGGCATTCCTAATGGGCAGTGGATGACCCAGTCATTTACAGACCAGATTCCTTCCTTTAATAATCACTGTGGAACACaagaacaggaagaagaaaaccaTGCTTAA